One genomic segment of Pirellulales bacterium includes these proteins:
- a CDS encoding glycosyltransferase family 2 protein, producing MATALAHELDQQPASVGHEQAHASSTRLPGLTVVIPALNEEESIGNTVRRCLNAVPQIMDEGHVRHVEVIVVSDGSTDRTVEIAQELADSEPPVSLIIFPQNKGYGAAIKAGFEQGTGELVAFLDADGTCDPTYFAEMCRVLQEESAAVVLGSRMGERSQMPRIRRIGNRIYAFMLGLLSGRAVDDTASGMRVIRRTALRQLYPLPDGLHFTPAMSARALMTGLDVVEIPMDYAERVGRSKLSVLRDGVRFFRSILEALLLYRPGRFFSLGAIVCLVIGLAWILYPIEFYLRNQRLEEWMIYRVLLASFLFTCSFVLQTAGSVADRLVSLLWKSSAKTFWSHLSDKIISRRCLYGLSAVALVSGTVLVAPGVWEYVTTAHVTTHWSRVVACLFLYQLAITGVITAVQLDIIALWKSQLVARSK from the coding sequence ATGGCGACAGCTCTCGCACACGAACTCGATCAACAGCCGGCATCGGTTGGCCACGAGCAGGCGCACGCCAGCTCAACGCGCCTCCCCGGGCTCACCGTTGTTATTCCGGCTCTCAACGAAGAGGAGAGTATTGGCAATACCGTGCGGCGATGCCTGAACGCCGTCCCCCAAATCATGGACGAGGGACACGTTCGCCATGTTGAGGTAATCGTCGTCAGCGATGGGTCTACCGACCGCACGGTTGAGATTGCCCAAGAGCTGGCAGACAGCGAACCGCCGGTCTCGTTGATCATTTTTCCGCAGAACAAGGGATACGGCGCGGCCATCAAAGCCGGGTTTGAGCAAGGCACCGGCGAGCTCGTGGCGTTTCTCGATGCCGACGGCACCTGCGACCCCACTTACTTTGCCGAAATGTGCCGCGTGTTGCAAGAGGAGTCGGCCGCCGTGGTGCTCGGCTCGCGCATGGGCGAGCGCAGCCAGATGCCCCGCATTCGTCGAATCGGGAATCGAATCTACGCTTTCATGCTTGGCCTGCTGAGCGGCCGTGCGGTAGACGACACGGCGAGCGGAATGCGCGTCATTCGGCGAACGGCACTGCGACAGCTCTATCCACTACCCGATGGGCTGCACTTTACCCCCGCCATGAGCGCTCGCGCCCTGATGACCGGGCTGGACGTCGTGGAAATCCCCATGGACTATGCGGAACGGGTCGGCCGCAGCAAACTCAGTGTGCTGCGCGACGGCGTGCGGTTCTTTCGTTCGATCCTGGAGGCGCTGTTGCTCTACCGCCCCGGACGGTTTTTCTCGCTAGGAGCGATTGTTTGCCTGGTCATCGGCCTGGCTTGGATTCTTTACCCCATAGAGTTCTACCTGCGAAACCAGCGCCTCGAAGAATGGATGATTTACCGCGTCCTGTTGGCGTCGTTTCTGTTTACCTGTTCATTTGTGCTACAAACCGCGGGTAGCGTCGCCGACCGCCTGGTCTCTCTGCTGTGGAAATCAAGCGCGAAAACGTTTTGGAGCCATCTGTCCGATAAGATAATTTCAAGACGCTGCCTTTACGGACTTTCCGCTGTGGCCCTTGTCAGCGGCACCGTTCTCGTCGCACCTGGGGTGTGGGAGTATGTGACCACCGCGCATGTCACCACGCACTGGTCCCGGGTGGTGGCCTGCCTGTTCCTCTACCAGTTGGCGATCACCGGGGTGATCACCGCCGTCCAGCTCGACATTATCGCGCTCTGGAAAAGCCAGCTCGTCGCCCGCTCCAAATAA
- a CDS encoding class I SAM-dependent methyltransferase: MNEFDAYVETYDCACQRGLSLTGEDRDYYARRRVAITRTLCSDPAGVRQIIDFGCGLGHTAPLLLSAFPNASVLGIDNSRETIERACLAYGSKRVSFTCDDGDWPVADADLIYCNGVFHHIPKADRPPVVDRLLASVRPGGVFALWENNPWNPGTRLVMRRIPFDRDAITLSYREASALVRDAGFCVDKATFHFYFPALLNFLRSAEPLLSTIPLGGQYCVLARRPVCARSAMHEPLALA, from the coding sequence GTGAACGAGTTCGACGCATACGTTGAAACTTACGACTGCGCGTGCCAGCGCGGCCTGAGCCTTACCGGCGAGGACCGCGACTATTACGCGCGGCGGCGCGTCGCGATCACGCGCACGCTATGCTCGGATCCCGCTGGGGTCCGCCAGATCATCGACTTCGGATGCGGACTAGGGCATACCGCGCCTCTGCTGCTTTCGGCCTTCCCAAACGCCAGCGTTCTCGGAATCGACAACTCGCGTGAAACGATCGAACGTGCGTGCTTGGCTTACGGCAGCAAACGCGTCAGCTTCACATGCGATGACGGCGACTGGCCCGTAGCGGATGCCGACTTGATCTATTGCAACGGGGTGTTCCATCACATTCCCAAGGCCGATCGTCCGCCGGTCGTTGATCGGCTGCTGGCGAGTGTGCGGCCGGGCGGCGTGTTCGCCCTGTGGGAAAACAACCCCTGGAATCCCGGTACGCGGTTGGTGATGAGACGAATTCCATTCGACCGCGATGCGATCACGCTGTCTTACCGCGAAGCCTCCGCACTGGTGCGGGACGCGGGCTTTTGCGTCGACAAAGCCACGTTTCACTTTTATTTCCCTGCCCTATTGAACTTTCTTCGCTCGGCGGAGCCGTTGCTGTCCACAATTCCACTGGGCGGCCAATACTGCGTGCTCGCCCGTCGCCCAGTTTGCGCGCGCAGCGCGATGCATGAGCCGCTCGCGCTGGCGTGA
- a CDS encoding O-antigen ligase family protein, giving the protein MSRSRWRDAYRMKGLIFTYVMCYGGSVVALFKPWYGLLVYVCFAIIKPNALWYWVVPEGNFSRIVAIALLLGWCMRGAWNWNFGRAGLLVAAVSFAVLWAALLVPTSYDTSKAWGFVDGHLKILLPIIVAMTTIRSVNQVKQLAWVIALSQGYVALELNLSYFGGFNRMQELGFGSLDNNGCAITMNACVGLCFFLGLHAEKLWQKGVAFASALFIAHAVMLSFSRGGLLGLIVTGLVSFWLIPKRPVHYLAFAIAVAIGLRLAGAQVLERFGTAFVDERERDRSASLRLLHWDACTKSMLKNPWGVGPFQWPHTAMEYGLPEMEAHSFWFQTGAELGVPGLLAFVLFYLGSIWRLWPLARGKLSVADPWLVNLAQMVIASLVGFCVSTQFVSSQGVETPFYVALVGMGTLKLYSLQSAALPVRWQRTTSWAPATRPA; this is encoded by the coding sequence ATGAGCCGCTCGCGCTGGCGTGATGCTTACCGCATGAAGGGACTCATCTTCACCTATGTCATGTGCTACGGCGGCTCCGTTGTGGCGCTCTTCAAGCCATGGTATGGGCTGTTGGTCTACGTGTGCTTCGCCATTATCAAGCCGAACGCACTGTGGTATTGGGTGGTCCCGGAGGGGAACTTCAGCCGGATTGTGGCCATTGCGCTGCTTCTGGGCTGGTGCATGCGGGGCGCCTGGAACTGGAACTTCGGTCGTGCTGGACTGCTGGTTGCTGCGGTGTCTTTCGCCGTCCTTTGGGCCGCGCTTCTGGTTCCCACATCCTACGATACTTCAAAGGCGTGGGGCTTCGTCGACGGACATTTGAAGATCCTGCTGCCGATCATCGTCGCTATGACCACGATTCGGTCAGTGAACCAAGTCAAACAATTGGCCTGGGTAATCGCACTCAGCCAGGGCTATGTTGCGTTGGAACTGAACCTGAGCTATTTTGGCGGCTTCAACCGCATGCAGGAGCTTGGTTTCGGCAGCCTTGACAACAATGGGTGCGCGATCACCATGAACGCGTGCGTTGGGCTCTGCTTCTTTCTGGGTTTGCACGCCGAGAAACTTTGGCAAAAAGGGGTGGCCTTCGCCTCGGCGCTCTTCATTGCTCATGCCGTGATGCTCTCCTTTTCCCGCGGGGGACTGCTGGGCCTAATAGTAACCGGCCTGGTCAGCTTCTGGCTGATTCCCAAGCGGCCCGTCCATTATCTCGCGTTCGCGATTGCCGTTGCCATCGGCCTGCGTCTCGCCGGAGCGCAGGTGCTGGAACGCTTCGGCACCGCATTTGTCGACGAGCGTGAGCGGGACCGGTCTGCCAGCCTGCGCCTTTTGCACTGGGACGCCTGCACCAAGTCGATGCTCAAGAACCCTTGGGGTGTTGGTCCGTTTCAATGGCCGCACACGGCCATGGAATATGGATTGCCAGAAATGGAGGCACACAGTTTCTGGTTCCAGACCGGGGCCGAGCTGGGCGTGCCGGGTTTGTTGGCCTTCGTTCTTTTCTATCTCGGCTCGATATGGCGGCTCTGGCCACTGGCTCGGGGCAAATTGTCGGTGGCCGACCCGTGGCTGGTCAATCTGGCGCAAATGGTGATCGCGTCGCTGGTCGGGTTTTGCGTCTCCACGCAGTTCGTGAGCTCTCAGGGTGTGGAAACCCCCTTCTACGTCGCCCTGGTTGGTATGGGAACATTGAAACTCTACTCCCTTCAGTCGGCCGCTTTGCCGGTAAGGTGGCAACGAACGACAAGCTGGGCTCCTGCAACGAGGCCTGCATGA
- a CDS encoding ABC transporter ATP-binding protein produces MKPAIQVEGLSKSYRISGGDRGQYRTLRESLTGAALAPWHGFRRLVGNGPPARTQNAQTVRALDDVSLEVRPGEVVGVIGRNGAGKSTLLKIISRVTEPTAGRVALRGRLASLLEVGTGFHAELTGRENIYLSGAVLGMSKRDLARQFDAIVDFAEIGGYLDTPVKRYSSGMLVRLAFAVAAHLEPDILLLDEVLAVGDAGFRAKCIRRMKELISSNVAVLFVSHQRSQIVQVCQRCVVLHQGRLVYSGNPEAAWQQYVDTLQAAPATVNFASACQSGGRLLGLTITDADGRATTSVAANEPLSLTVAYQLDRQIDRLGLGINFHQGNGDLLADWTTFDCGVEIPRLPGRHSLRLDLEGLPVSGGSYLIGVRLYDLQSGDALDRHFQRYPLMVNGPADQHLISLRQRWTHSTTEIKRRPAQTDLLEI; encoded by the coding sequence ATGAAACCCGCCATCCAAGTCGAAGGACTGTCGAAGAGCTACCGGATCTCGGGAGGGGACCGGGGCCAGTACCGCACGCTGCGCGAGTCGCTCACCGGCGCCGCGCTGGCTCCCTGGCACGGTTTCCGGCGGCTCGTCGGAAACGGGCCGCCGGCGCGCACCCAAAACGCGCAGACCGTGCGGGCGCTCGACGACGTCTCACTCGAGGTCCGGCCGGGCGAGGTGGTGGGGGTGATCGGCCGCAACGGGGCGGGCAAAAGCACGCTCTTGAAGATCATCAGCCGGGTCACGGAGCCGACGGCGGGCCGCGTCGCCTTGCGCGGCCGCTTGGCCAGCCTGCTTGAGGTCGGCACGGGCTTCCACGCCGAGCTTACGGGACGCGAGAACATCTACTTGAGCGGCGCGGTCCTCGGGATGTCGAAGCGCGACTTGGCGCGTCAGTTCGACGCCATCGTCGATTTCGCCGAGATCGGCGGCTATCTGGATACCCCGGTCAAGCGCTATTCCAGCGGCATGCTCGTGCGGCTGGCCTTCGCGGTCGCGGCACACCTGGAACCGGATATTCTGCTCTTGGACGAAGTGCTGGCCGTGGGCGACGCGGGCTTTCGCGCCAAGTGCATCCGCCGCATGAAGGAGCTGATTTCGTCGAACGTGGCCGTGCTCTTCGTCTCGCACCAGCGGAGCCAGATCGTCCAGGTCTGCCAGCGCTGCGTCGTACTGCACCAAGGGCGGCTGGTCTACTCGGGCAATCCGGAAGCGGCCTGGCAACAATACGTCGACACCCTGCAAGCGGCGCCGGCGACCGTCAACTTCGCGAGCGCCTGCCAGTCTGGCGGGCGGCTGCTTGGTCTGACGATCACCGACGCCGACGGGCGGGCGACGACAAGCGTCGCGGCGAACGAGCCGTTGTCGCTCACCGTCGCTTACCAACTCGACCGGCAAATCGATCGACTTGGCCTTGGAATCAACTTTCACCAGGGCAACGGCGACCTGCTTGCCGACTGGACCACGTTCGACTGCGGCGTTGAGATCCCTCGCCTCCCCGGCCGCCATTCTCTGCGGCTCGACCTTGAGGGCCTGCCGGTTTCGGGCGGTAGCTATCTCATCGGCGTGCGTCTCTATGACCTGCAAAGCGGCGATGCGCTTGACCGGCATTTCCAGAGATACCCACTCATGGTGAACGGGCCGGCCGATCAACATTTGATT